The genomic window CGCCTCCTGGACCGGGGGGAGCGCCAACATGATCGCGGTGAAGGAGGCGCTCGCCGTCCCCGATGCCGTCTTCGCCCCGATGGTGATCGTGGACACCGTGGTCCCCTACCTCTGGATGGGCTTCATGATCGCCATCGTCGGGCTGCAGCCCGCCTTTGACCGCTGGAACCGCTCCGAGCGCGGCATCCTGGAACACCTGGGCGAGCAGGCGGCGCAGCATCTGGCCTCAACCGGCGGGCGCCGCACCGTCGGAGGGATCGTCCTCTCGCTTGCGGTGGCGCTGGCCGGGGGATGGGGAGCGCACATGATCGCAGAGCTGCTCCCGAAGGTCCAAGACGTGATCACCTCCTACACCTGGACCATCATCGTGGTCACCCTTTTCGGTATCGCGCTCTCCTTTTCGCCGCTTCGCAAACTCGAGCGCGCCGGCGCCTCGCGCACCGGCTACGACATTCTCTACTTCGTGCTGACCGCCATCGGTGCCAAGGCCTCCGTGGCCAGCGTCGGCTCGGCGCTCGTCCTCATCGCCGCCGGATTTTTGATCGTCGCGGTGCACGCCGTGTTCCTCGTGGTAGGGGCGCGGCTGCTGAAGGCCCCCATGTTCCTCGTCGCCGCCGCGAGCCAGGCAAACGTGGGCGGGGTCGCCTCCGCCCCCGTGGTCGCCGAGGTGTACCATCCCGGGCTCGCCTCGGTCGGTTTACTCCTCGCCATCCTCGGAAACATCGTCGGCACCTGGCTAGGTATTTTGTGCGCGCAGATGTGCAGGGGCCTCGCACCATGAACCTGCGCCGAGTGAAACTGGCACTCTGTACGGGAGAGATGGCCTGCGTCATCGCGTCCCTGGCTGCGGCGAGGGCGGCCGATATTGCCATGGACAAAAGCGGCGTCGGCGACTTGGACCGTTTCGCCTTCTGGAACAGCATCGTGGGGCTGAGCGTCATGCTGTTCTTCCTGCTTTGGGTCGCCGCTGTGCTGCTGGCCGTTTTCAGCAGACAGCGCGAATTTTATGCGTCCAAAAGGGAGTACTGGTTGAACCTCGTGCCGGACGTGATACTGCCCCCGCTGGTGATGCTTGCCGGTTGGGCGGCCGTCTTCATGCTGTTGTGAATGGAGGATTGGCAGGCGGGATGATCAAGCTAGTGGCGGTGATATGTGCGGCATGCGCGCTGCTCTTACTCGGCGCGGGACCTTCCGAGGCCGTCTGGCCGATGTACCACGAGCCTTCCTTCGACGGAAAGGTGATCGACATCGCGACCGGAAAGCCCATCGAAGGCGCCGTGGTGGTCGCCGTGTACAACAAACGTGCGCTGGGAGCCCGCAAGGGGCAGTCGTCATCGGTGATCAACGTGAAAGAGGCGCTCACCGACCGGGAGGGAAGGTTCCACATCCCCTCCTACACCACGGTGCTCGCCCTGCCGTTCACCCAAAGCGACCGGACCACCTTCCTGATCTACAAGCCGGGATACGCGAGCGTCACCCTTCCGCTCAAAAGCCTGTTCACCGGCCGGACGAAATCGGAAAAGGAGCTCTCTCCCTGGGACGATCCCGTTTTAAGCGGAAAGTACAAGATCAGGCTCTTCCCTTCCGGCGTCGTCGGGCTCCCCAAGCTGGAAACGAAGGACGAGAGGCTTAGGAACATGCCCTCACTTCCCGACAAGCTGGATCACCTGGGGAGACAGAAGACGCTCACCAGGCTGATCAACGAGGAGAAACGCGAACTGGGTGAACCGGAGATCGATCCATACCAGATGCGCAATACCCTGCTCAACGAGGTAAAAAGAGAGAAGTGATAAAGGCGAGACCGCTGTCATAGCGCCGTTTGTTCCTTCTGCAGAACTTGCAAAGAGTTTCCCTCGCTTGTCCCGTCACTATCAGGTAGAATGTCTTCGGCCTTATGACAGGAGGTGACGGCATGATTTCAGCGTTAGCGGCGTACAAGGCGATGATTTTGGGTTCCACCACCGATACCGGTTCAGCCAAGCCCTCCCATAAGAGAGACGGCGGCGCGGATGCCACCGCCGATGCCGATCTGGTCAACATCTCCACCTCCCAAGATGTCTTCACCGCGGTAGACAACTTCTTCAACCTCGGTGCCTCGAACCGTTTCGACGCCTTCCACAAACTCTCCCCCAACGACAAGGAGCAGTTCGTCCAGATCGTCGCCGACCTCGCGAAGTCCGGTTACATGGGATACGAGGAACTCGTGGTGAACAAGAAAGTGGAACGTCACGACTTGGAAAACAAGATCGGCGATGACCGCATCCGAGGCGCCAGGGTCTACGACCGCGCGAAGGAGACCCACCGCGGCTAGTACCCAAGGCTCCAGAGTTACGCTCCCACGAAGCACCGCCCAAGCCCAAGCGTCCTCCCTTTGCGAACCTTCTTCAGAGAATTCCGGGGAGTAATACAGCTGTCCACGAAGCTCTGCATGGGGCCCTAGGTTCCCCCCTTTGCGAAGTGGGGACAGGGAGGATTTGCCTTTAGTTAGCCGCCCAAGGAGCCAGGCCCCTACCCCCCTTTCATGGAGATGTCATGTCAGACAAAAAAATAAAAGTTTACCTCGCCTCCCCGCTTGGCTTCAGCCGCGAGAACACCCCCTACCGCCAACGGATCAAGGATCGGCTGGAAGCGCTCGGCTGCGAGATCTTCGACCCGTGGGAGCAAGATGAGGTGGCGAAACGGATCGAGGCAGCGCTCTTCATCGAGGAAGGGCCGCGCCGCGCGGCCGCCATCAAGGAAGCCGCCTCCTTCACCGGGGGAGTGAACGCGCAGGGGCTCAAGGGGGCCGATCTGGTGCTGGCGGTTCTCGACGGGACCGAACCGGACAGCGGGACCGTCGCCGAGGTGGGTTACGGCGCGGGAATCGGGAAGCGGTGCTTCGGCCTGCGCACCGACTTCAGGGACTGCGGCGACTTTCCTGGAGTGCCGCTCAACCTGCAGGTGATCTACTTCATCGAGGAGAGCGGCGGCCGGCTTTTCCGCAGCATCGAGGAGATCGAGCT from Geomonas ferrireducens includes these protein-coding regions:
- a CDS encoding carboxypeptidase-like regulatory domain-containing protein; its protein translation is MIKLVAVICAACALLLLGAGPSEAVWPMYHEPSFDGKVIDIATGKPIEGAVVVAVYNKRALGARKGQSSSVINVKEALTDREGRFHIPSYTTVLALPFTQSDRTTFLIYKPGYASVTLPLKSLFTGRTKSEKELSPWDDPVLSGKYKIRLFPSGVVGLPKLETKDERLRNMPSLPDKLDHLGRQKTLTRLINEEKRELGEPEIDPYQMRNTLLNEVKREK
- a CDS encoding nucleoside 2-deoxyribosyltransferase; translated protein: MSDKKIKVYLASPLGFSRENTPYRQRIKDRLEALGCEIFDPWEQDEVAKRIEAALFIEEGPRRAAAIKEAASFTGGVNAQGLKGADLVLAVLDGTEPDSGTVAEVGYGAGIGKRCFGLRTDFRDCGDFPGVPLNLQVIYFIEESGGRLFRSIEEIELHPS
- a CDS encoding DUF819 family protein translates to MIENPVLIVAVLVAIEAVILTLSRHERTARFFDLLPAVFWIYFIPMLSATFGLIATKSPVYGLITTWLLPASLVLLLLPVDIGAILRLGPIALAMFFIGAAGIMAGAVLSFSLFRPLIGAQFWSGFGALSASWTGGSANMIAVKEALAVPDAVFAPMVIVDTVVPYLWMGFMIAIVGLQPAFDRWNRSERGILEHLGEQAAQHLASTGGRRTVGGIVLSLAVALAGGWGAHMIAELLPKVQDVITSYTWTIIVVTLFGIALSFSPLRKLERAGASRTGYDILYFVLTAIGAKASVASVGSALVLIAAGFLIVAVHAVFLVVGARLLKAPMFLVAAASQANVGGVASAPVVAEVYHPGLASVGLLLAILGNIVGTWLGILCAQMCRGLAP